GCTCTGATAAAGCGAAAGAGACGATGCGGAAAGTATCGTAAAATCGTCGCTTGAGCTTGCTGAAATGTTCGCACCCAAACGTTCTATCTTCGTCGCCAGATCCAGCGAGGAGTAATTCTGAGTTCCCTCGTTCAGCATCGAAACCACGGCCGACGTGAGTCCTATGCTCTCATCGGGGTCATTGATATCGCCCGAGAAAAATGCAAGCCGAAAGCTGACCAGCGGCACTCGGTCATCTTCGAAAACGACGACACGCATGCCGTTAGAGAGCTGTGTCTTGAACGGTGCAGGAATGTCGAAAGATATAGGTGGAAGCGGTGCCGGCGGCACACTTCGAGAAACTTGTTGCATAGATCAATTGTGGGCAGCCGCGGGAACGACGTCGAGCAGCGCCCGGTTGTCCGTATTTAAATAGACGCCGACCGCATGACGGATCTGCTCGGCGGTAATGGAAAGGAGTTCGTCAACTTCCGTATTAATGAGTGCGGGATCTCCGTCATAAAGAGCGAACTCAGCGATCGCCTGTGCCCGTGCCATCGAGGATTGCCTGGAGCGTACAACGTCATTTACAAGCTGGTTTTCGATCTTTTCCATGTCCTCGGCTGTCGGGCCGTGGGCGGCGAGATCGTGTATCTCGCGCATTATCGCTTCGCGGATCACGCTCACGTCCATCTCCGGCTTAGGGATCGCCCCTATGAATATACTCGACGGCCCCCGCCGTTCGTCTGTGAAGCCGAACAGCTGTATGACGGATTCGTCGCCTTTTACCAGCTTTTGATAGAGCCTGGAACTTTCGCCGTCATAAAGGATCTTGCCGGCCAGATACAGGGCATTGAATTCCGGCGTCCGCCGCGGCGGGATCTTCCAGCCGATAAGAAAAGCCGGAAAAGGAGCGAGCGGATCCTGCCATTCACGGTATGTCGCAGCAACCTCAGGCGGCTCATTCACATCGATATCTTCAGGCAGCGGCTGTGCGGGAATATCTCCAAAATACTGCTCGACCAATGCCTTCGCTTTATCGACGTCGAATGCTCCTGAGAGCGTCAACACGGCGTTATTGGGTGCATAGTAGATCCGGAAAAACTCCTGCACGTCCTCGACCGTCGCAGCATCAAGGTGATCCATCGAACCGATCGTCGAATGTGCATTCGCAAAATTCTTATAGATCATCTCATTGATCATGTCGAAGATCTGCCCATAAGGCTGATTATCGTAACGCAGCCTTTTCTCTTCTTTGACCGCCTCACGTTGATTGTCGAGATTTTCCTGCGTGACGGCGAGCGAACGCATTCGATCCGATTCCAGCCAAAGCGCCAGCGGGAGCTGATTTGCGGGCAGCGTTTCGTAATAATTCGTGCGCTCGCTGGATGTAGTGCCGTTCATCGTTCCGCCGGCTTTCATGATGTATTGAAAGTGCCCTGCCTTCGGAACGTTGTCAGAGCCTTGAAACATCATGTGCTCAAACAGATGCGCAAATCCCGTTCGATCTGCGCGTTCGTTTCGCGAACCGACGTTGTAGTAAACAGCAAGGGAAACCACAGGGACCGATGGGTCCGGATTCATCGCGACACGCAAGCCGTTCGCAAGCTTGTGCTCGACTATCTCGAGCGGCCTCATTTCAAAATCATGCGACATAAATACTCTCGGGCACTGAAGCGCCGCCCACGATTTTTATCAGAACATTTTGACCGGCGGATTGCAAAATCCCCTGCATTTCGCTGAATTGTGGGGCCGCATTTTCTTTCTTCGGAATTTGGAAATGACATCCGATTGAGTGTATAAAGTAGGCAAATAAAACATTGATCGGTGGCTGTTGGGTGCCGCCACAGCCGCCGATGTTTTTTTAGTTTCAGAATATTTCGCAAATTCAGCAACTTGCTGGGTCTTGCCGCGGAACATGGTTTTATGGGCATTCGCCGAACAACCCTCAGTGTGCTTCTTGTGTTCGCGGCGGTGTCGGCAGCGGCCGCTCAAACGCGGGAACGTCCCGGCGAAACGGCAGATCCGTTCTCTCTTAGCACAGGCAGCTATTTTTCGGCGTCGGCAGCGCCTTCCGGTGCAAGACCCATCGAACGTCAGTTCGAGCACTCGCAGATAGCGAACGAATTGAAGGAGGCTCATGATCTGATAAGACAGGTCTATGTCTCCGGCCCAAAGCTGATGTCCGCTGAAATAATTCAGCCGGCGATCGACGGCATGCTTTCGGCATTGGATCCGCATTCTAATTTCTACGATTCGAAACAATGGTCGGAGCTACTGGATGAACACCGCAGCGGATACACAGGTATTGGTGCGAGCATTGCAAATTTTCAAAAGAACGGGACCGTCGATACCTATGTTCTCTCGACGTTTTCACTTTCGCCCGCAGAACGTGCCCAACTGCGTTACGGTGACCGTATTGTTGCCGTAAATGGCGAGAGCATGACCGGCCGCTCTTCGAATTACGTCCGTGACAAGATCCGCGGAGCTGTTGGAACATCCGTCCGCATCTCAGTCGAGCGAAACGCCACAGGAAAGGTAGAGGTCATAACGGTTCGACGCGGACGCGTGTCGCAGCCTTCGATACCAGATTCTTATATGCTGCGGCAAGGCATAGGCTATATTGAGATGTCCGACGGCTTTCACTACACGACCGCACGCGAATTCGACGAAGCTCTAGTTCTTCTAAAACGTCAGGGAATGAAGGCCCTAATAATTGACCTGCGAGGCAACGGCGGCGGCATCGTCGATCAGGCAGTAAAGGTGGTCGAAAAGTTTGTTCCGAAAGGAACGGTCATCCTGACCCAACGCGGACGCACCGGCCTGGATAACCGTGAATGGCGTTCCAACAATATCGCGCCCGAGACAATGCCTGTGGTAGTGCTGGTAGATCGTGAGTCGGCATCAGCTTCAGAGATCGTCGCCGGAGCGTTTCAGGACACTGACAGAGCGATGATCGTGGGCGAAAAGACGTTCGGCAAAGGACTCGTACAGAGCGTCATAGAACTTCCCGGAAAGAACGGCCTTACGCTGACAACGGCACGCTACCTGACGCCTTCGGGGCGGTCGATCCAACGCGAATATGCCGGCGTCGATTCTTACGACTACTTCAACCATCGCACGGCGATCGCAGCAGCAGCAAAACCCTATTTTGAAGCTCGGACCGTAACGAACCGCAAGGTCATCGGCGGCGACGGCATTCGGCCCGACGAGGAAGTCTTGAGTCAGGAGCTGACGCCCGAGCAGGCGTCCCTGCTCGATGCGCTCTTCTTTTTTGCACGAGATCTCGCCGCGGGTAGATTGACGGGATTTGAGGGTCACCGAATCGTCGGCAACCTCTCGAAGAAACGACTGAACCGCACCGACGCGGCCGTGACGCCTGAGATGGTAGCGACATTTATCGAGCTGAACGCAACGCCGGAGGGACCGCAAACGCGGGAACGCCTGACCAAGCAGGCGGAATTCATCAAACGCAGGCTGCGCCTCAACTTGGCGACCGCTGCTTTCGGCCAAACAACAGCTGCTCAGGTTTTGATAGAGGACGACCCGCAGGTCGCTAAAGCGGTCGAACTTCTGCCGCGTGCCGCACAACTCGCCAGGGCAAGCTCGACCGCCAGGTCTGAACACCGGTAGTTTTACGGGTAATATCTCAACAGTGTCCCGCCGGCCCCAACGGCCCAGCCGTATTTCTTGTCCATGAATATTCCGTATAGATGACTGTTCGTGCCGGGCAGTGAGCGTTCCCAGGTCTTGCCGCGGTCCCGAGTTCGGAGTATCGTGCCGCGATGTCCCGCGATCCACCCGTTCTTGTCGTCCGAAAAAGCCACGCGCATCAGCGAATCGCGAACAGGAGACTCGATGGGCCACCAACTATCGCCGCCATTCGTTGTCTGAATGATCGTCCCGTTCTTGCCGACAGCAACGCCGTTCTTCTGATCGCGAAAATCAACTCCGTAGAGCGGCTCCTTCGTGCCTGTATTCTGACGCGTCCAGGTCATGCCTTCGTCACGGCTCGCCAGTATTGTGCCGTCGTCGCCGACAATCCAGCCGTGTGAGTTTCCGCGAAAGAAAATGCTGAAAAGCTCCAACTTGAACGGCAACAGCACACGACGCCATGTGTCTCCGCCATCCTCCGTTCGCATAAGGAGCGAATCGACCACAACGGCATCATCGCCCGAGCCCCGCAGAACCGAGCCGATGATGTATCCGCGCCGCTTGTCCGAGAACTTGACGCTCAAAAACTCAGGAGTGCCCGAACCGAATTCACCCGTCCGATATGGCCGAATGTCCTGCCATGTCTGCCCGCCGTCACGCGTAACGAACAGTTTGCGGCCTGCAACAACATAGCCATCCTTATCATTACGAAAATAGACCTCGTTGATATCATCGGTAATGTTCAGTTCAACGCGGGTCCATGTTTTTCCGCCGTCCCTTGTGGCCGCCAAATAGCCGTTGTCGCCCGCGACCCAGCCGCGATCGGACGATTGAAAATAAACGCCGACCAGATCGCCGTCAACATCGCAATCAAAGCCGCGCCAGCCTGACTGAGCAGCGGCAACGGACGCGATCGAAAGAACTAAACAAATTGATACAAAAACTCCCCTCACCTTTTCCTCCGGTCACCTTTTTTCGCTTTCAGCTTATAGAATAACGGCTTTCGCGGCGTAATTCATCCTTTCTGATGACGAAATTTCCTTCGGAGTTACCAGAGAAACATCTACTTCACGTTCACAATGCGGTAAACGGTTCCCTGCCATTCGATGACAACCTGTTCGCCTATTGAGAGATACCTGGCGAGCTCACGGTGTTTGCCGATCAGTGCAAAATACTCGCTGCTGCCGAAAACGATCCGCACTTTTTTCGCATCTTTGAAAGTTTCAGCATCCGCATCGATCCAAACGCCTTCCTGATTTCCGAAGTTCTTGTTTCCCACGAACTGATTCACCGACGAATTTCTAATAATTATTTGTTCGCGGCTGTCCTCAGTTTCTCCGTCAAGCGAAACGTTTGACTGCATCGCGTTCTGCTGCACGCTCATACGAACGGCGTCGGCACCGCTGCGTTCAGCGACCTTTGCCTTTGCCGGTGCCGAGAACGCACCGGAAACCACAAGATCCCGCCTCGCATTCACCACCGAACCGTCCGCGGCAAGGTAGGACGTGTAAGGAGTGACCAAGCCGAATCGCGTCCCGAGTTCTACGATCTCATCCTTCAGTTCTTTGGTTTCTCCGTTTGCCCGAATTTGCTCGAGCAGCCAGCCAACGCGGCGGCTCGCCCACAGCCGCGGCAGGAACTCGTTCCCGTCCGAACGGACAGGCATATCGAGATTCGTATATCTAAATTCCCTTCTCTCACCGCCCGCAAGGCCTGTCAGGCGAAACGCGATATTGCGCAGTTCGTTGGTGTTCTTGTAACGGCCGATCACCGTCAATTGCATCCCGCGGAAAAGGTCTGTCAGTTTGCGCGGATACATCGATTCTGCGATCACAGGGCCGAGGTCGAGCTGGAGGTCGGACAGCACCGGTGAGCTGACACGTGAGAAAAAGTTCGAGACCTTGATCTCGAGGTCTTCTTTCGGCTGAACATAATCCGAAATACCGCCGTTCTCAGAACCAATGCGGTCAAGAAGAGCGGTATTCACATCGTATCCGAATCCGAACGGAAAGATCCTTATATTCTGTTGTTTCTCCCTATTCAAGTTCAAGTTCTCGATGATCCGCTCGACATTCCGTTCCCCGACGGTCGGCAGGCCGTCGGTCATGAAAACCAGCATCTTTGGCCTGTCGCTTCGGTCAAATTGCTTTACGGCAGTAACAAGGGCGTCGTTTATGTTCGTGCCGCCTGTAGGACGCAGCTTATCGACGAACTCTGCACCGCGCTTTCTGCCGTCAGAGTTCGCCGC
This sequence is a window from Acidobacteriota bacterium. Protein-coding genes within it:
- a CDS encoding insulinase family protein: MSHDFEMRPLEIVEHKLANGLRVAMNPDPSVPVVSLAVYYNVGSRNERADRTGFAHLFEHMMFQGSDNVPKAGHFQYIMKAGGTMNGTTSSERTNYYETLPANQLPLALWLESDRMRSLAVTQENLDNQREAVKEEKRLRYDNQPYGQIFDMINEMIYKNFANAHSTIGSMDHLDAATVEDVQEFFRIYYAPNNAVLTLSGAFDVDKAKALVEQYFGDIPAQPLPEDIDVNEPPEVAATYREWQDPLAPFPAFLIGWKIPPRRTPEFNALYLAGKILYDGESSRLYQKLVKGDESVIQLFGFTDERRGPSSIFIGAIPKPEMDVSVIREAIMREIHDLAAHGPTAEDMEKIENQLVNDVVRSRQSSMARAQAIAEFALYDGDPALINTEVDELLSITAEQIRHAVGVYLNTDNRALLDVVPAAAHN
- a CDS encoding S41 family peptidase; protein product: MGIRRTTLSVLLVFAAVSAAAAQTRERPGETADPFSLSTGSYFSASAAPSGARPIERQFEHSQIANELKEAHDLIRQVYVSGPKLMSAEIIQPAIDGMLSALDPHSNFYDSKQWSELLDEHRSGYTGIGASIANFQKNGTVDTYVLSTFSLSPAERAQLRYGDRIVAVNGESMTGRSSNYVRDKIRGAVGTSVRISVERNATGKVEVITVRRGRVSQPSIPDSYMLRQGIGYIEMSDGFHYTTAREFDEALVLLKRQGMKALIIDLRGNGGGIVDQAVKVVEKFVPKGTVILTQRGRTGLDNREWRSNNIAPETMPVVVLVDRESASASEIVAGAFQDTDRAMIVGEKTFGKGLVQSVIELPGKNGLTLTTARYLTPSGRSIQREYAGVDSYDYFNHRTAIAAAAKPYFEARTVTNRKVIGGDGIRPDEEVLSQELTPEQASLLDALFFFARDLAAGRLTGFEGHRIVGNLSKKRLNRTDAAVTPEMVATFIELNATPEGPQTRERLTKQAEFIKRRLRLNLATAAFGQTTAAQVLIEDDPQVAKAVELLPRAAQLARASSTARSEHR
- a CDS encoding VWA domain-containing protein, with translation MNRSLVRLSLFTFLTIVFAAFNVAAQGVILPIPCDRRPCVPMPRPVPQLPTALPVKSIEITTKIDAQVARTHVEQVFRNDTRFTLEGTYFFPIPETASIVEFAIWENGKKLVGEVRSREEARRIYDEIVRRNIDPGLLEYAGKDLFQASIFPIPPNSDKKLELTYTEVLKAENGTVGYRYPLGTGRNLWRTQQTKTDRNVRALQQFGTVSGKVEISAREAVRNVYSPTHQIEVKSRSASSSVVSFETKNNDRDFQMFYGVSNNDFGMSLLTYREPGKDGYFLLMLSPRDNISERELVNKDVVFVLDTSGSMADEGKMDKARNALLFGIRTLRDGDRFNLINFAGEEHLMERGLVAANSDGRKRGAEFVDKLRPTGGTNINDALVTAVKQFDRSDRPKMLVFMTDGLPTVGERNVERIIENLNLNREKQQNIRIFPFGFGYDVNTALLDRIGSENGGISDYVQPKEDLEIKVSNFFSRVSSPVLSDLQLDLGPVIAESMYPRKLTDLFRGMQLTVIGRYKNTNELRNIAFRLTGLAGGERREFRYTNLDMPVRSDGNEFLPRLWASRRVGWLLEQIRANGETKELKDEIVELGTRFGLVTPYTSYLAADGSVVNARRDLVVSGAFSAPAKAKVAERSGADAVRMSVQQNAMQSNVSLDGETEDSREQIIIRNSSVNQFVGNKNFGNQEGVWIDADAETFKDAKKVRIVFGSSEYFALIGKHRELARYLSIGEQVVIEWQGTVYRIVNVK